A window of the Bacteroides thetaiotaomicron VPI-5482 genome harbors these coding sequences:
- the rbfA gene encoding 30S ribosome-binding factor RbfA — protein METTRQNKISRLLQKELSEIFLLQTKAMPGILISVSAVRISPDMSIARVYLSVFPSEKAEEMVKNINENMKSIRFELGTRVRHQLRIIPELKFFVDDSLDYIEKIDSLLK, from the coding sequence ATGGAAACAACCAGACAGAATAAGATATCCCGCCTGTTACAGAAGGAGCTGAGCGAGATATTCCTGCTTCAGACAAAGGCAATGCCGGGTATATTAATATCGGTCAGCGCAGTTCGTATCAGTCCTGATATGAGTATTGCGCGCGTGTACCTGAGCGTTTTCCCGTCAGAGAAAGCAGAAGAAATGGTGAAGAATATCAATGAGAACATGAAGTCCATTCGCTTTGAGCTCGGAACCCGTGTGCGTCATCAATTACGGATTATTCCCGAATTGAAGTTCTTCGTGGACGACTCACTGGATTATATTGAGAAGATTGATTCTTTGCTGAAGTGA
- a CDS encoding 2-oxoacid:acceptor oxidoreductase subunit alpha, which produces MADEMMVKELEEVVVRFSGDSGDGMQLAGNIFSNVSATVGNDICTFPDYPADIRAPQGSLTGVSGFQIHVGAGQVYTPGDRCHVLVAMNPSALKTQIKFCKPQGLIITDSDSFEARDLEKAQFKTNNPFEELGVKQEVLEVPISSMCKESLKDSGLDNKTILRCKNMFALGLVCWLFNRNLAAAEKMLREKFAKKPEIAEANIKVLNDGYNYGANTHASTSTYKIESKAPKSKGLYTDINGNKATSYGLIAAAEKAGLELYLGSYPITPATDILHELAKHKSLGVKTVQCEDEIAGCASAVGAAFAGALAVTTTSGPGICLKSEAMNLAVIGELPLVIVNVQRGGPSTGLPTKSEQTDLLQALYGRNGESPMPVIAATSPTNCFDAAYMAAKIALEHMTPVVLLTDAFVANGSAAWKLPDLNDYPAINPPYVTPDMAGNWTPYQRNEETSARYWATPGTEGFMHRIGGLEKSNETGAISTEPENHNKMVHLRQAKVDKIADYIPELEVLGDEDADLLIVGWGGTYGHLRLAMDFMREHGKKVAFAHFQYINPLPKNTADVLRKYKKIVVAEQNLGQFAGYLRMKVPGLNISQFNQVKGQPFVTRELIDAFTKLLEE; this is translated from the coding sequence ATGGCAGACGAAATGATGGTTAAAGAATTGGAGGAAGTCGTAGTACGTTTCTCCGGCGACTCCGGCGATGGTATGCAGCTGGCAGGCAACATCTTCTCGAACGTGTCGGCTACGGTAGGAAATGACATCTGTACATTCCCCGACTATCCGGCAGACATCCGTGCCCCGCAAGGTTCACTGACCGGTGTTTCCGGTTTTCAGATCCACGTAGGCGCAGGACAGGTGTACACTCCAGGAGACCGTTGCCACGTATTAGTAGCGATGAACCCCTCCGCACTGAAAACACAAATCAAATTCTGTAAACCGCAAGGACTTATCATTACCGACTCCGACTCGTTCGAAGCCAGAGACCTGGAAAAAGCACAATTTAAGACCAACAATCCTTTTGAAGAATTAGGCGTTAAACAAGAAGTGCTGGAAGTGCCCATCTCTTCTATGTGCAAAGAAAGTCTGAAAGATTCCGGACTGGACAATAAAACGATTCTCCGTTGCAAGAATATGTTTGCGCTCGGACTGGTTTGCTGGCTGTTCAACCGCAATCTGGCAGCAGCGGAAAAGATGCTGCGCGAGAAGTTCGCCAAGAAACCGGAAATCGCAGAAGCAAATATTAAGGTATTGAACGATGGCTACAACTACGGTGCCAACACACACGCTTCTACCTCTACTTATAAGATTGAAAGCAAAGCTCCGAAATCAAAAGGGCTTTATACAGATATTAATGGTAACAAGGCAACATCTTACGGATTGATTGCCGCAGCCGAAAAAGCCGGTTTGGAACTGTATCTGGGTTCGTACCCGATCACTCCGGCTACCGACATTCTGCATGAATTGGCCAAGCATAAATCACTGGGAGTAAAAACCGTACAGTGCGAAGACGAAATCGCCGGTTGTGCTTCTGCCGTTGGTGCAGCTTTTGCAGGTGCGCTGGCAGTAACGACAACTTCCGGTCCGGGCATCTGCCTGAAAAGTGAGGCGATGAACTTGGCCGTTATCGGCGAACTTCCGTTGGTGATTGTCAACGTACAGCGTGGTGGTCCGTCTACGGGTCTGCCTACCAAATCGGAACAGACCGACTTGCTGCAAGCACTCTACGGTCGTAACGGTGAAAGCCCAATGCCGGTTATCGCCGCCACTTCACCGACCAACTGTTTCGATGCCGCCTACATGGCAGCCAAAATTGCTTTGGAACACATGACTCCGGTCGTATTGCTGACAGATGCTTTCGTTGCCAACGGCTCTGCCGCATGGAAACTTCCCGATCTGAATGACTACCCTGCCATCAACCCTCCGTATGTAACTCCGGACATGGCGGGCAACTGGACCCCGTACCAACGTAACGAAGAAACAAGCGCACGCTACTGGGCGACTCCTGGAACAGAAGGTTTTATGCACCGCATCGGTGGGCTTGAAAAGAGTAACGAAACCGGAGCCATCTCTACCGAACCCGAAAACCACAACAAGATGGTTCACCTGCGTCAGGCAAAAGTGGACAAGATTGCAGACTACATCCCCGAACTTGAAGTGCTGGGCGACGAAGACGCAGACTTACTGATTGTAGGCTGGGGCGGTACCTACGGACATCTCCGTCTGGCTATGGACTTCATGCGCGAACATGGAAAGAAGGTTGCATTCGCACACTTCCAGTACATCAACCCGCTACCGAAGAATACAGCCGACGTATTACGTAAATATAAGAAGATCGTAGTAGCCGAACAGAATCTGGGACAATTTGCCGGTTACCTGCGTATGAAAGTACCCGGACTGAATATCAGCCAGTTCAACCAAGTGAAAGGACAGCCTTTCGTTACGAGAGAATTGATAGATGCATTTACTAAATTATTGGAGGAATAA
- a CDS encoding 2-oxoacid:ferredoxin oxidoreductase subunit beta, producing the protein MSDKVYTVQDYKSGQPRWCPGCGDHAFLNSLHKAMAELGVAPHNIAVISGIGCSSRLPYYVNTYGFHTIHGRAAAVATGAKVANPDLTIWQISGDGDGLAIGGNHFIHAVRRNIDLNMILLNNRIYGLTKGQYSPTSERGFVSKSSPYGTVEDPFHPAELAFGARGRFFARCIAVDGAASVEVLKAAANHKGASVVEVLQNCVIFNDGTHASVATKEGRAKNAIYLEHGKPMLFGENKEFGLMQEGFGLKVVKLGENGITEKDILIHDAHCQDNTLQLKLALMEGPDFPIALGVIREVEAPTYNDAVAEQIEEVKGKKKYHNFQELLMTNDTWEVK; encoded by the coding sequence ATGAGCGATAAAGTATATACCGTACAAGATTATAAATCAGGTCAGCCTCGCTGGTGTCCGGGATGCGGTGACCACGCTTTCCTGAACTCACTGCACAAGGCAATGGCCGAACTGGGAGTAGCTCCGCACAATATCGCCGTAATTTCCGGTATCGGTTGCTCTTCCCGTCTGCCTTATTATGTAAATACGTATGGCTTCCATACCATCCACGGACGTGCCGCTGCCGTTGCAACGGGTGCTAAAGTGGCTAATCCGGATTTGACTATCTGGCAGATTTCCGGTGACGGTGACGGTCTGGCTATCGGTGGTAACCACTTCATCCACGCTGTTCGTCGTAACATCGACCTGAACATGATTCTGTTGAACAACCGTATCTATGGACTGACCAAAGGACAGTATTCACCGACTTCCGAACGCGGATTCGTCAGCAAATCATCTCCTTACGGAACGGTAGAAGACCCTTTCCATCCGGCAGAACTGGCATTCGGTGCACGCGGACGTTTCTTTGCACGTTGTATCGCTGTAGACGGCGCCGCTTCTGTAGAGGTTCTGAAAGCAGCAGCCAACCATAAGGGTGCATCTGTTGTGGAAGTTCTGCAAAACTGTGTAATCTTTAATGACGGAACTCACGCTTCTGTTGCAACGAAGGAAGGACGCGCAAAGAATGCGATCTATCTGGAGCACGGCAAACCGATGTTGTTCGGTGAAAACAAAGAGTTCGGACTGATGCAGGAAGGTTTCGGACTGAAAGTGGTAAAACTTGGCGAGAATGGCATCACAGAAAAAGATATTCTGATTCACGATGCTCATTGCCAGGACAATACTCTTCAGTTGAAGCTGGCTTTGATGGAAGGCCCCGATTTCCCGATTGCACTCGGTGTGATTCGTGAAGTAGAGGCACCTACCTACAATGACGCTGTAGCAGAACAGATTGAAGAAGTCAAAGGCAAGAAGAAATATCATAATTTCCAGGAGTTGCTGATGACGAACGATACTTGGGAAGTGAAGTAA
- a CDS encoding FtsX-like permease family protein — protein MNFPFYIARRYLFSKKKHNAINIISGISVCGVALATLALVCTLSVFNGFQDMVASFFTAFDPQLKITIREGKVFDGQDERIRAVCALPEVSVSTETLEENAMVQYKDRQAMVVLKGVEDNFEDLTEIDNILYGAGEFILHDSIVNYGVMGVELVSTLGTGLAFVDPLQVYLPKRNAKVNMANPGASFNRDYLYSPGVVFVVNQQKYDESYILTSLDFLRNLLDYTTEVSGIELKLKPNTNISSVQSKIEKMLGDDFVVQNRYQQQADVFRIMEIEKLISYLFLTFILMIACFNVIGSLSMLILDKKDDVITLRSLGASDKLISRIFLFEGRLISLFGAISGIILGLILCFIQQKFGIITLGGGGGTFVVDAYPVSVHAWDVVLIFITVLAVGFLSVWYPVRYLSKRLL, from the coding sequence GTGAATTTTCCCTTCTACATAGCTCGGCGTTATCTTTTCTCGAAAAAGAAGCATAATGCTATCAATATTATTTCCGGCATATCAGTATGCGGGGTGGCACTTGCTACGTTGGCACTGGTCTGCACGCTTTCCGTATTCAACGGATTTCAGGATATGGTAGCCAGCTTTTTCACAGCTTTTGATCCTCAGTTGAAGATTACCATCCGCGAGGGAAAAGTCTTCGACGGACAGGATGAAAGGATTCGTGCGGTCTGTGCGCTTCCGGAGGTCTCGGTATCTACAGAGACGCTGGAAGAGAATGCGATGGTGCAATATAAAGACCGTCAGGCTATGGTTGTGTTGAAAGGCGTGGAAGATAACTTTGAGGATTTAACCGAAATAGATAACATTCTTTACGGAGCCGGCGAGTTTATTCTTCATGATTCGATAGTGAATTATGGGGTGATGGGCGTGGAACTGGTTTCGACTTTGGGTACCGGACTGGCGTTCGTAGATCCTTTGCAGGTGTATCTTCCCAAGCGTAATGCCAAAGTGAATATGGCGAATCCCGGGGCTTCTTTCAATCGCGACTATCTTTATTCACCGGGTGTTGTGTTCGTGGTCAACCAACAGAAGTATGATGAAAGCTATATTCTCACTTCCCTTGATTTCCTTCGTAACTTATTGGACTATACGACAGAGGTTTCTGGCATTGAGTTGAAACTGAAACCGAATACCAATATATCATCCGTACAGTCTAAAATAGAAAAAATGCTGGGTGATGACTTTGTGGTACAGAACCGTTATCAGCAGCAAGCAGATGTTTTCCGTATCATGGAAATAGAGAAGCTGATCTCTTATCTGTTTCTTACTTTTATTCTGATGATTGCCTGTTTTAATGTGATCGGTTCTCTTTCTATGTTGATTCTGGATAAGAAAGACGATGTCATAACCTTGCGCAGTTTGGGAGCCAGTGATAAACTGATATCCCGTATCTTTTTATTTGAGGGACGGCTCATCTCTCTCTTTGGTGCTATCTCCGGTATTATACTGGGGTTGATATTATGTTTTATTCAGCAGAAGTTTGGCATCATTACCCTTGGCGGAGGTGGTGGAACTTTTGTGGTGGACGCTTATCCGGTAAGTGTCCATGCATGGGATGTAGTGCTTATTTTTATTACTGTTTTAGCAGTGGGATTCCTGTCAGTATGGTATCCAGTGCGTTACTTAAGCAAGCGGCTTCTGTAA